One Drosophila virilis strain 15010-1051.87 chromosome 5, Dvir_AGI_RSII-ME, whole genome shotgun sequence DNA window includes the following coding sequences:
- the Non1 gene encoding nucleolar GTP-binding protein 1 gives MSLYNFKKIMVVPPAKDFIDIMLSKTQRKTPTVVHKGYKISRIRAFYTRKVKYTQQNFHDRLSQIIQDFPKLDDVHPFYADLMNVLYDKDHYKLALGQLNTARHLVDNVAKDYVRLLKYGDSLYRCKQLKKAALGRMATILKRQASNLTYLEQVRQHLSRLPTIDPYSRTIIICGFPNVGKSSFINKITRADVEVQPYAFTTKSLYVGHTDYKYLRWQVIDTPGILDHPLEERNVIEMQAITALAHLRACVLYFMDISEQCGHSLEEQVQLFESIKPLFTNKPLILAINKIDILSVEDLPAERQAIITKLQEDKQVPVMFMSTVQETGVMEVKTEACERLLSYRVDQKMRTKKVDNILNRLHVAMPAPRDDKVRAPCIPEQALARLEKNAAKAERKRKLEKEIEEEMGDDYTLDLKKNYEEIAEEERYDVIPEFWEGRNIADYIDADIFEKLEELEREEGLRESGGVYAVPDMSMDETLKEIREMAKQIRGKRFELRDEKRLSSRKNKPIIPRNKQPKVRDRSVSKLVQTMEGLGVDMSGSENANFTKSVMDLRRGVVAVGSKTTPKQPLLDKESSAVVKKTGQPLKRAPSRDTLGIKDVAIRKKAQIMAKRDIAKKVTRLGLKGEADRFIGTKMPRHLYSGKRGTGKTDRR, from the exons AAGGTGAAGTACACGCAACAGAATTTCCACGATCGTCTCTCGCAGATAATACAGGACTTTCCTAAACTGGATGATGTGCATCCATTCTATGCAGATCTGATGAATGTGCTTTACGACAAGGACCATTACAAATTGGCGCTGGGTCAGTTGAACACAGCCAGACATTTGGTGGACAA tGTGGCGAAGGACTATGTGCGTCTGCTTAAGTACGGCGACTCATTGTACCGCTGCAAGCAGCTGAAGAAGGCTGCCTTGGGTCGCATGGCCACAATCTTGAAGCGTCAGGCTTCCAATTTGACTTATCTGGAGCAAGTTCGTCAGCATTTATCGCGTCTGCCTACTATTGATCCCTACTCACGCACCATTATCATTTGCGGCTTCCCCAACGTGGGTAAGTCCTCGTTCATTAACAAAATCACGCGTGCCGATGTCGAGGTGCAGCCGTATGCGTTTACCACAAAATCCCTGTATGTGGGCCACACAGACTATAAATACTTGCGCTGGCAGGTGATTGATACACCCGGCATACTCGATCATCCGTTGGAGGAGCGCAATGTTATTGAAATGCAGGCAATTACCGCTTTGGCCCATTTGCGTGCGTGTGTCCTGTACTTTATGGACATTTCGGAACAGTGTGGTCACTCCTTGGAGGAGCAGGTACAGCTGTTCGAGAGCATCAAACCGTTGTTCACAAACAAGCCACTTATACTGGCCATCAATAAAATCGACATATTATCGGTGGAGGATCTGCCCGCGGAGCGTCAAGCCATTATCACCAAGCTGCAGGAGGATAAACAGGTGCCTGTCATGTTTATGTCCACAGTGCAAGAGACTGGCGTTATGGAGGTGAAAACAGAGGCTTGCGAACGCCTGCTCTCCTATCGCGTGGACCAAAAGATGCGCACCAAGAAGGTGGATAACATACTGAACCGTTTGCATGTGGCAATGCCCGCTCCGCGCGACGACAAGGTTCGAGCTCCATGTATACCCGAGCAGGCATTGGCGCGTCTTGAGAAGAACGCAGCCAAGGCTGAACGTAAACGCAAGCTGGAGAAGGAGATTGAGGAGGAGATGGGCGATGATTATACGCTCGATCTGAAGAAGAACTACGAGGAAATAGCCGAGGAGGAGCGCTACGATGTGATACCAGAGTTCTGGGAGGGTCGCAACATTGCCGACTACATCGATGCGGATATTTTCGAGAAGCTCGAGGAGCTGGAGCGCGAAGAAGGTCTGCGAGAATCTGGCGGTGTTTACGCTGTGCCCGACATGTCCATGGACGAGACGCTCAAAGAGATTCGCGAAATGGCCAAACAGATACGCGGCAAACGTTTCGAACTGCGCGACGAGAAGCGTCTGTCCTCCAGAAAGAACAAGCCCATCATTCCGCGCAACAAGCAGCCCAAGGTGCGTGATCGTTCTGTCAGCAAGCTTGTGCAGACCATGGAGGGTCTTGGCGTCGATATGTCTGGCAGCGAGAATGCCAATTTCACCAAATCCGTGATGGATCTACGCCGTGGCGTTGTGGCCGTTGGCAGCAAGACAACACCCaagcagccgctgctggaCAAAGAATCCTCAGCGGTTGTCAAGAAGACCGGACAGCCACTGAAGCGTGCGCCATCGCGCGATACGCTCGGCATCAAGGACGTTGCCATCCGGAAGAAGGCGCAAATCATGGCCAAGCGCGACATTGCCAAGAAGGTGACACGGCTGGGTCTCAAAGGCGAGGCGGATCGTTTCATTGGCACCAAAATGCCGCGGCATTTGTATTCCGGTAAACGAGGCACCGGCAAAACCGATCGCCGTTAA